Proteins co-encoded in one Hypomesus transpacificus isolate Combined female unplaced genomic scaffold, fHypTra1 scaffold_323, whole genome shotgun sequence genomic window:
- the LOC124464222 gene encoding nuclear receptor coactivator 2-like, with protein sequence MSQQPDGGFGGPATPQSPLLSPRMAHAQSPMMQQGQGGASFQASPDMNGWPQGSMGANSMFAQQQQQSPSSQFAQQPNGAMYNVNGMNLNVSMATNANSMGPMAGQMGVTSLVPWALAQHVSYGSGTEILLTHVEHAASTSMLQARVCWLLPNIQPTNRPLDQLGPALTQRPQPTLTQPGLVWPLHSPSEGMGQD encoded by the exons ATGAGCCAGCAGCCTGATGGAGGATTCGGGGGGCCCGCCACGCCCCAGAGCCCCCTGCTGTCCCCGCGCATGGCCCATGCCCAGTCCCCCATGATGCAGCAGGGCCAGGGCGGAGCCTCGTTCCAGGCCTCCCCAGATATGAACGGCTGGCCGCAGGGCAGCATGGGAGCAAACAG CATGTttgcccagcagcagcagcagtcgcCGTCGTCCCAGTTTGCCCAGCAGCCCAACGGCGCCATGTACAACGTCAACGGCATGAACCTCAACGTATCCATGGCGACCAACGCCAACAGCATGGGTCCCATGGCGGGCCAGATGGGGGTCACCTCCCTGGTGCCCTGGGCCCTCGCCCAGCATGTCAGCTATGGGTCAGGAACAG aaatactgttgACCCATGTGGAGCATGCAGCCAGCACTTCAATGCTACAAGCCAGAGTCTGTTGGTTGTTACCCAACATTCAGCCAACCAACAGGCCTCTGGACCAGCTTGGGCCTGCCCTGACCCAGCGCCCCCAGCCCACCCTCACCCAGCCTGGCCTGGTTTGGCCTCTACATAGCCCCTCTGAGGGCATGGGCCAGGACTGA
- the LOC124464220 gene encoding LOW QUALITY PROTEIN: PR domain zinc finger protein 14-like (The sequence of the model RefSeq protein was modified relative to this genomic sequence to represent the inferred CDS: deleted 8 bases in 6 codons), with protein MSVSVSSLPVVKDKSIHPSPPGTHYMDLFAGTHNLLHPLKSLGRLVTDTQAVMPFNFAGGTSPFIGHGGHQATVLHEQIFNVSSIPYRMLPGHTIYSRHDEHATGPLSDFSSPSSERSSAPSATPPKESVFRLRDTNLSPEKIRTYCFSEDDLFTVLYGYSRNQEHHPISGVALPGKSVSLIGILMCRNFLKGLTILQTTCGNASHYGVFSNKGSIPKGTRYGPFQGKLVNTSEIKTHDDNTLMWEGKLLILSTVFENGRLSHFVDGRGSSGNWMSLVKCARFPEEQNLIALQSQRQIFYETCKDVQPRQGAGWSGYGDCYVQFLGIPLTLKNSLEDSYALPISDLGEGFKCDRCGKVFAYKYYRDKHLKYTRCVDQGTGSFLGNLCNRSFEKRDRLRIHILHVHEKHRPHKCSVCGKSFSQSSSLNKHMRVHSGERPYKCVYCNKAFTASSILRTHIRQHSGERPFKCKHCGKAFASHAAHDSHVRRTHTKDKPSPCDVCGSTFPDVEELKHHMKNHTRQDHGVAGAWWEDVTRRRPASVTGAQTSSDDDV; from the exons ATGTCAGTGTCCGTGTCCAGTCTTCCAGTGGTGAAGGACAAGAGTATTCATCCCAGCCCGC CGGGAACTCATTACATGGATCTCTTCGCGGGGACCCACAACCTCCTCCATCCGCTGAAGTCTCTCGGCCGTCTGGTCACAGACACCCAAGCGGTCATGCCTTTCAACTTCGCAGGCGGAACATCTCCTTTCATTGGCCATGGTGGACATCAAGCCACTGTGCTCCACGAACAAATCTTCAATGTGTCCAGTATTCCGTACAGGATGCTGCCCGGACATACTATTTACTCCAGGCACGATGAGCATGCTACCGGGCCACTATCGGACTTCAGCAGTCCCTCGAGTGAGAGATCTTCCGCCCCCTCGGCCACGCCGCCCAAGGAAAGTGTATTCCGCCTTCGGGATACTAACTTATCACCG GAGAAAATACGCACTTACTGTTTTAGCGAGGACGATCTATTCACAGTTCTCTATGGTTACTCCAGAAACCAGGAGCACCACCCGATCTCAGGTGTCGCACTGCCAGGAAAATCAG TTTCTCTCATTGGGATACTGATGTGCAGGAACTTCCTGAAG GGTTTGACCATCCTCCAGACCACTTGTGGAAATGCATCCCATTATGGGGTGTTCTCAAACAAAGGCTCCATTCCTAAAGGGACTCGCTATGGGCCCTTCCAAGGCAAACTG GTCAATACGAGTGAGATCAAAACACACGATGACAACACGCTGATGTGGGAGGGTAAGTTACTTATACTCTCCACC gtgtTTGAGAATGGCCGTTTGAGT CACTTTGTGGACGGCCGGGGTAGCTCTGGGAACTGGATGTCCCTGGTGAAGTGTGCGCGCTTCCCAGAAGAACAGAATCTGATTGCCCTCCAGAGCCAGCGTCAGATCTTCTATGAGACCTGTAAGGACGTCCAGCCGAGACAGGGAGCTGGCTGGTCTGGTTACGGGGACTGTTATGTCCAGTTCCTGGGTATCCCCCTCACCCTGAAGAACTCGCTTGAGG ACTCCTATGCTCTCCCTATTTCAGATCTTGGAGAAGGTTTCAAGTGCGATCGATGTGGGAAAGTCTTCGCGTACAAATATTACAGAGACAAGCATCTGAAGTATACACGATGCGTGGATCAGGGG ACCGGAAGTTTCCTTGGTAATCTCTGCAACAGGTCCTTTGAGAAGAGAGACCGATTACGCATTCACATCTTACACGTTCACGAGAAACACAGGCCACACAAG TGTTCGGTGTGCGGAAAGAGTTTCTCTCAGTCGTCCAGTCTAAATAAACACATGCGCGTGCACTCCGGA GAGCGACCGTACAAGTGT GTCTACTGTAATAAG GCTTTCACAGCTTCCAGTATTCTGCGCACGCATATTCGCCAGCACTCTGGAGAGCGGCCTTTCAAGTGCAAGCACTGCGGAAAGGCCTTCGCATCGCACGCCGCACACGACAGCCACGTCAGGCGTACCCACACCAAGGACAAGCCGTCTCCATGTGACGTTTGTGGGAGCACCTTTCCAGATGTAGAAGAACTCAAGCACCACATGAAGAATCATACAA